One Paroedura picta isolate Pp20150507F chromosome 3, Ppicta_v3.0, whole genome shotgun sequence genomic window carries:
- the FLOT1 gene encoding flotillin-1 isoform X1 yields the protein MFFTCGPNEAMVVSGFCRSPPVMIAGGRVFVMPCIQQIQRISLNTLTLNVRSEKVYTRHGVPISVTGIAQVKIQGQNKEMLTAACQMFLGKAEPEIAQIALETLEGHQRAIMAHMTVEEIYKDRQKFSEQVFKVASSDLVNMGISVVSYTLKDIHDDQDYLHSLGKARTAQVQKDARIGEAEAKRDAGIKEAKAKQEKLSAQYLNEIEMAKAQRDYELKKAAYDIEVNTRKAESDLAYQLQVAKTKQKIEEQKMQVLVVERTQQIQIQEQEIICKERELESKVKKPAEAERFRLEKLAEAERSQLIMQAEAEAESVRVKGEARAYAIEAKARADAEQMAKKAEAFQQYQEAAMVDMLLEKIPEVAEEISKPLTSVKKITMVSSGSGDVGAAKITGEVLEIMNKLPDTVEKLTGVSISQQINQKKPGRMN from the exons ATGTTCTTTACCTGTGGCCCTAATGAAGCCATGGTTGTCTCAG GTTTCTGCCGCAGCCCCCCGGTTATGATAGCCGGAGGGCGAGTGTTTGTGATGCCCTGTATCCAGCAGATTCAGAG GATTTCACTGAATACTCTGACGCTCAATGTGAGGAGTGAAAAAGTTTACACCCGGCATGGAGTCCCCATCTCTGTCACTGGAATTGCCCAG GTGAAGATCCAGGGGCAGAACAAGGAGATGCTAACTGCAGCTTGCCAGATGttcctggggaaggcagagccTGAGATTGCCCAGATTGCCCTGGAGACACTGGAAGGTCATCAGAGAGCCATCATGGCCCATATGACAGTTGAG GAGATTTACAAGGACCGACAGAAGTTCTCGGAGCAAGTCTTCAAAGTTGCTTCCTCTGATCTGGTCAACATGGGGATCAGTGTGGTCAGCTACACCCTCAAGGACATCCACGACGATCAG GATTATCTTCACTCTCTGGGGAAAGCCCGAACTGCTCAGGTTCAGAAGGATGCCCGGATTGGAGAAGCTGAAGCCAAGAGAGATGCTGGCATCAAG GAAGCTAAGGCCAAGCAAGAGAAGTTGTCTGCTCAGTACCTGAATGAAATTGAAATGGCCAAGGCCCAGCGGGATTACGAGCTGAAGAAAGCCGCCTATGATATCGAAGTGAACACAAGGAAAGCTGAATCTGACTTGGCATATCAGCTGCAG GTAGCCAAGACAAAGCAGAAAATCGAGGAGCAGAAGATGCAAGTGCTGGTGGTGGAGCGGACCCAGCAGATTCAAATCCAGGAGCAAGAGATCATCTGCAAGGAGCGGGAACTGGAGTCCAAGGTCAAGAAACCTGCTGAAGCTGAGCGCTTCCGGCTGGAGAAACTGGCCGAAGCTGAAAG GTCCCAGCTCATCATGCAGGCCGAGGCTGAGGCAGAGTCTGTCAGG GTGAAGGGTGAGGCTCGGGCCTACGCTATCGAGGCCAAAGCCCGGGCTGACGCCGAGCAGATGGCCAAGAAAGCAGAGGCCTTTCAGCAGTACCAAGAGGCAGCCATGGTGGACATGCTCTTGGAGAAGATTCCTGAG GTGGCTGAAGAGATCAGCAAGCCCTTGACCTCGGTGAAGAAGATCACAATGGTGTCCAGTGGGAGCGGAGACGTGGGAGCGGCCAAGATCACGGGAGAGGTCCTAGAAATCATGAACAAACTGCCTGACACCGTTGAGAAACTCACCGGTGTTAGCATCTCTCAG CAGATAAACCAGAAGAAGCCAGGACGAATGAACTAA
- the FLOT1 gene encoding flotillin-1 isoform X2: MFFTCGPNEAMVVSGFCRSPPVMIAGGRVFVMPCIQQIQRISLNTLTLNVRSEKVYTRHGVPISVTGIAQVKIQGQNKEMLTAACQMFLGKAEPEIAQIALETLEGHQRAIMAHMTVEEIYKDRQKFSEQVFKVASSDLVNMGISVVSYTLKDIHDDQDYLHSLGKARTAQVQKDARIGEAEAKRDAGIKEAKAKQEKLSAQYLNEIEMAKAQRDYELKKAAYDIEVNTRKAESDLAYQLQVAKTKQKIEEQKMQVLVVERTQQIQIQEQEIICKERELESKVKKPAEAERFRLEKLAEAERSQLIMQAEAEAESVRVKGEARAYAIEAKARADAEQMAKKAEAFQQYQEAAMVDMLLEKIPEVAEEISKPLTSVKKITMVSSGSGDVGAAKITGEVLEIMNKLPDTVEKLTGVSISQINQKKPGRMN, from the exons ATGTTCTTTACCTGTGGCCCTAATGAAGCCATGGTTGTCTCAG GTTTCTGCCGCAGCCCCCCGGTTATGATAGCCGGAGGGCGAGTGTTTGTGATGCCCTGTATCCAGCAGATTCAGAG GATTTCACTGAATACTCTGACGCTCAATGTGAGGAGTGAAAAAGTTTACACCCGGCATGGAGTCCCCATCTCTGTCACTGGAATTGCCCAG GTGAAGATCCAGGGGCAGAACAAGGAGATGCTAACTGCAGCTTGCCAGATGttcctggggaaggcagagccTGAGATTGCCCAGATTGCCCTGGAGACACTGGAAGGTCATCAGAGAGCCATCATGGCCCATATGACAGTTGAG GAGATTTACAAGGACCGACAGAAGTTCTCGGAGCAAGTCTTCAAAGTTGCTTCCTCTGATCTGGTCAACATGGGGATCAGTGTGGTCAGCTACACCCTCAAGGACATCCACGACGATCAG GATTATCTTCACTCTCTGGGGAAAGCCCGAACTGCTCAGGTTCAGAAGGATGCCCGGATTGGAGAAGCTGAAGCCAAGAGAGATGCTGGCATCAAG GAAGCTAAGGCCAAGCAAGAGAAGTTGTCTGCTCAGTACCTGAATGAAATTGAAATGGCCAAGGCCCAGCGGGATTACGAGCTGAAGAAAGCCGCCTATGATATCGAAGTGAACACAAGGAAAGCTGAATCTGACTTGGCATATCAGCTGCAG GTAGCCAAGACAAAGCAGAAAATCGAGGAGCAGAAGATGCAAGTGCTGGTGGTGGAGCGGACCCAGCAGATTCAAATCCAGGAGCAAGAGATCATCTGCAAGGAGCGGGAACTGGAGTCCAAGGTCAAGAAACCTGCTGAAGCTGAGCGCTTCCGGCTGGAGAAACTGGCCGAAGCTGAAAG GTCCCAGCTCATCATGCAGGCCGAGGCTGAGGCAGAGTCTGTCAGG GTGAAGGGTGAGGCTCGGGCCTACGCTATCGAGGCCAAAGCCCGGGCTGACGCCGAGCAGATGGCCAAGAAAGCAGAGGCCTTTCAGCAGTACCAAGAGGCAGCCATGGTGGACATGCTCTTGGAGAAGATTCCTGAG GTGGCTGAAGAGATCAGCAAGCCCTTGACCTCGGTGAAGAAGATCACAATGGTGTCCAGTGGGAGCGGAGACGTGGGAGCGGCCAAGATCACGGGAGAGGTCCTAGAAATCATGAACAAACTGCCTGACACCGTTGAGAAACTCACCGGTGTTAGCATCTCTCAG ATAAACCAGAAGAAGCCAGGACGAATGAACTAA